ACGGCAGAAAGAGACATCCAGGTTATGgcagaagaagaattggaagaggTTAACTTGGGGTCTGACTCGCAAGAACCAAGGCCCATCTCAATTAGTGCAAGCCTGACAGAAAAGGAGAAGTCAGAGCTCATACTGTTgctaaaataattcaaagatgTTTTTGCTTGGGATTATAATGAAATGCCAGGGCTCGATCCTGGGCTTGTTGCGCATATGTTGAATGTAGACCCAGAGGCTAAATCGGTGGCCCAGCCTGCCAGGATATTTCACACAGAACTAGAAGGGCAAATAGTCAAAGAAGTACAGAAGTTGCTAGCCGCAGGATTCATCAAGCCTATCCAGCATCCCCGCTGGCTATCCAACATAGTaccagtaaagaagaagaacgggCAGATAAGATGCTGTGTAGATTTCAGGAATCTCAACAAAACTTGTCCAAAAGACGAATTCCCATTGCCAAACATGGATTTACTGATATATTCTGCGGCAGGAAACGCCATGTTCTCATTCATGGACGGTTTCAGTGGGTACAATCAGATCAAGATGGCGCCAAAGGATGCAGAGAAAACTGCCTTCAGAACACCCATGGGCAATTTCTATTATACTATGATGCCCTTCGGGTTGAAAAATGCAGGTGTAACTTACCAGCGAGCAATGACGGCCATATTTCACAACATGATGCACCAGGAGCTAGAAGACTATATGGATGACGTAGTGGTCAAGTCAAGAAAAAGGGAAGAACACTTTCGGGTGTTAAAAAGAGTATTTGAAAGATGCAGAGCTTTTAAGCTAAGAATGAATCCCCTCAAGTGCGCATTCGGAGTATCCTCTgagaaatttttgggtttcctggTTCACAGCAGAGGCATAGACGTGGATCTGGCCAAAGCCACGGCCATAGCGACTATGAGACCTCCTGCCACAATAAAGGAACTAAAGAGCTTTTTAGGGAAAGTCTCATATATCCGAAGATTCATCCCTGGGTTGGCATCAATTACCTTTGCTTTCACCAAGTTGCTTAAGAAGGGGAAAAGTTTTGAATAGGGGGAAACGCAGCAAACGGCCTTCAAGAGGCTGCAGCAGATAATGATGAACCTCCCCACGATGCAAGCCCCTATTCATAAAAAACCATTGCTACTCTTTCTGGCCACCAACTCATACGCCATTGGCGCACTAATCACTCAGGAAGACGGAGGTGGTACTGAGCAGCCAATATACTATATCAGCCGCGCCTTAAAAGATGCCGAAACTCGTTACCTAAGGGCAGAGAGAGCGTGCCTAGCCATTGTGTACGCTTCGCAGAGGTTGCGTCACTATTTCTTGGCATATGAAGTGTGGCTGATGACTAAGTCACATGCCATTAAAGCTCTGTTACAACAGCCGATTCTCTCCGGCAGGATATCCCAATGGTTGCTACAATTATCACAATACGACTTGAGAATGGGGACACCTAGGGCAGTGAAAAGTCAGGCTATAGCGAATTTATTGGCGCAGTTTCCAAGAGAGGAAGAATTCCCGCCGGATGATAAAGTTTCAGGGGAAGTAGCCATGGCAGAGGAGGTCAGGGAACAGTGGGTAATGAAATTCGATGGGTCTTCTACTACCCATTCCGGAGGGGTGGGTGTAGTTCTGTATCATGAAGAAGACAAGGGAGTGGCACTGTCGTTTAAGTTGGAATTCCCCTGTTCAAACAACACGGTGGAATACGAGGCATATCTAACTGGGCTTGCCATAGCTCTCGAAATGGGAGTCAAACATTTGAAAGTACTGGGAGACTCCAACTTGGTCATTTGCCAAGCCAATGGAAGTTTTTCCTTGAAGGAGCCCAACCTAGCTCCGTACAGAGCAATGACCCAGAAGATGGAAGAGAAATTCTCAACCTTTGAGATAGAACATGCCCCGAGAAACGAAAATCGGTTTGCGGACGCTTTGGCCGCATTGGGTTCGCAAATAATCTTTGAAGGAAGTAGCGCCAACATAGAAGTCAGCAAAAGGGAAGAATCCATCATTGAAGTGTTAAAGGAAAAATTCCGGGAAGAACAAGGCTAAGGGGATTGGCGAATCCCCATAAAGGAAACCTTGGTGAAGGGAGACGACGCAGCAGAATTGAAGATATTGAAAGACTATGCTTTGGTAAAAGAAGAGCTGTACCGCAGGATGCCAGGTGGGATTTTATCCAGATGTGTGGCCCAGAAAGAAGCCCagagaaaattgaaggaaaTACACGACAAGACTTGTGGGTCCTGCGGGGAAGTCAGTCTTTATCGCAGACTCCAAAGAGCAGGCTTCTATTGGCCAAGCATGGGCAAAGACGCAGATCAAGTCCAAACCCAGTGTGGGACCTGCCAGCTTGTGGCAGAAAGGGAGAAGAGTTATGCTGTGTTCATCAGCGAGGATTGGAGAAGCCCTTTCATGCAGTACCTAGCAGAAGGCGTCCTGCCACAAAGGCACAGTGAAAGGTACAAGCTTAAGAGGTTGGCAACACGTTACTTCCTGCATAACACAgtccttttcaaaaaaggaTATGATGGAGACCCTTTGAGGTGTTTGGGTCCTGAAGaggttaaaaaaatgataaaagaagtgCATTCTGGGGAATGTGGTGAACATCAGGGGAAGAAAAAGCTTTATAGGTGCCTGCTGCAGATGGGCtactactggccaaccatgAAGAAAGAGGCAGCAAAATTTGTAAAGAAGTGTCACAGTTATCAGGTACAAGCCAACTTAATTCATACCCATCCACAAGGCTTGCACAGCATGGTCATCCCATGGCCtttccacacttgggggctaGATTTGGTAGGGCCAGTCAATCCGCCATCACGTGGGTACATATGGATATTGGTAGCTACAGAATATTTTACCAAGTGGGCGGAGGCAGTACCACTCCGCAAGGCTACAGGAGGAGCAGTGGCAaacttcatcaaagaaaatataattgtgaggTTTGGGGTGCCCCACAAGATCATCAGCGACAATGGCACACCGTTTGTCAACATTGAGGTGAGGAGAATGCTAGAGTTCTACCAAGTTAAGCATCATAGGTCATCACCTTATTACCCTCAAGGGAACGGGCAGGCAAAGGCAACAAACAAAATTCTTATAAAGATCATCAGCAAGATGAGCCAAGAGTATGCGGGAGGATGGGCAATGCACCTGCCAGATGCTCTCTGGGCGTACAGAAAATCACCAAAAGTCAGCCATAGGCTTTTCACCCTTTTCCTTAGTCTACGGAACTGAAGTAGTGAGTCCGGCAGAAATAATGACACCATCCCTAAGGGTTATGCAGAtgcgagaaaaagaaaaagagggagaagtcTTCGCGGCTGAAAGGTTTGAGGACCTGGAAGGACTTGATGAAAAGAGGGAAGAAGCCCAGGAATGAAACTGGAGATACAGGCAGAAGATGACTGAAGCCTACGGCAGGATGACCAAGGAAAGAGTGTTTGTGGAAAGACAATTAGTGTTAAAAGTGGCAGACTATGTCAGGCAAGGTCTGGCAGGACCATCCAAGTTTGCACCTAAATGGGagggaccccttgtgataagagAAGTGCATCAAAGTGGGTATTATCGCCTAACTCAAATGGACGAAAAGGACTTGATGGACCCCATCAATGGAAAATGGCTGAAGCGTTATTTTGCTTAGAGAAGAAAGTTGTATGGTTGACCCCCTTTCCTTAGTTGTATGTCTATGTTTCctttactaaattttttcttttattcctcCAAGTGATTATGTCACAAAAGAAATTGTAACGTGCTTTCGTGAGTGTGTAATGAAAAAGTATGAAGTATTAGCATCATATCATAGCAATAGTAAAGAAAAAGTAGCAAAGTGTAGCATTATTACAAACCCAAACTGTGGCAAACATAAGCCAAGTAACTACGGCAGGAAACATAAAAGTGTTCTGTATGACAtaacaaaaacagagaaaacaaagaaaaggaaaggaaacgGTGCTATCATCAATGAAGTCCGGTGATGAGACTCTGATCTCTAAAGCGACTGGGTCCACCAACGCCGGAAAGAAGACGCTCACGGCGACCCTCCAAATCAGCCACCTCCTTCTTCAAAAGCTCAATGCGAGCGTCTATGGCCTCAACAGCTGGCTGGACTCTCCTCAAGAAAAGGGCCCAGGCAATCTCACGTAGGTGCTCAAGAATAAACTCCACAGCGAATCCCACACTGATGAGCTCCTGTATCACAGCCTTCCACTGTAGGATCTTCCCAGCAGAAATAGAGTCGATGAAGTTATGTTCGATGTCATTTAGCACACATCCCAGCATCTGCAAGAAAAGCTCCCTAGAAGAGCGACCAAGGCGAAACTCTCGCATAAAATTGCCGTGACGACTGTAGAGCATCACCAAGTGTGAGATGCAGTCCTCAGGGACTCGGAAGCCATAGAAGTCCACATAGGGAGGACCGGAGGCCCAGAAATTTGCCGGACCAAGGTCGTTAACCTCCGGCTCGTCAAAACGGACAAAGAAAGATGCAGCATCGTTCGGGACGGCAACAGAACTACTACCCGTCTCAAATTGAGAAGGGATAGTAGGAAGTGGACCTATAACAAAATAGGAGGGGAACGCAaggcaaaatgaaaaaaaaaaaatggcacggGAAGAAAAGActtgcaaaagaaaaagggatgaaataggaaaagaaagaaagagtgcCAAAATTACCAGGAATGGGGGCTACGGGTGTAGCAGAAACGGGTACTGCAGGCACAGAAGAAACAGGGGTAGTAGGTACGGCTGAAACAAGTACTGAAGGTGCAGCAGGAATAGGCGCTACAGGTGCGGCAGGAGCAGTCATTCTCACGCCTACTGCAATTTCTAGCCCCTCAGAAGTTTCTGCAAGTGGGGAGATAAGTATGCAAATGAAACGCAAatgcagaaagaagaaaaaagggaaaggaagaTACATACCCATGAAGTCAAGCTCGGGCGAAGCACTACCCTTTTCATCAGAGTCAGAAATTCTCTTTTTCAACACGGGTGCATCATCAGGATCCTCAAAAATGTCATCGGATCCCTCTGAAGATAAGTCCGAATCAGGACCACGGGTAGCGGAGCTGGGTATAGAGGAAGGAGTAACAACAAGCGAAGCACTACCCTTCGCAGTTCGCAGCCTGGGAAATAACTACAAAAAGATCACTAGTCGAAATCACTAGCGGCAGAACGGGAGAAGTAGTTTTGGCTTGAACAGCGGCAGGAGGAATAGCTCCCTCTGAAGAAGTGGGTCTCTCAACAGGCAAGGGTGTAGTCTCACCAACCCCTTCAACGTGAGTACCCTCTCTAGGTACCGGCTTGGCAGAAGGAGTGGGAGTTTTTGCAAGAGTCTTGTGTGCAGCAAGAGGGGCAGGCGTCGCTAATACCGCCTCGGCCCCATCAAAAAAGCCTTCCATAGGCACACCCATGGAGGCGAAAATCTCCTCGGCAGTGGGGCGATATATGGACAGAGGCTCAGGCTCCTCCTAAAAAGAAagttttgtgtttaaaaaaaaaaaaaaaaagaaaaaagaaaaaagaagcaaaagaccCGTGGCAGATGCGTgcgaaaaagaaggaagaaagaagtgGAGAAAAGGGACTCACCTCAAACTCAGGATCATCAAGCAAAATGGGGCGAGTAACTGATGAGTCTTCCTTGTGCTTAGACTAAAAGGAAAGAGGCATAAGAAATTGGCAAGTTAGCTACAAGACAATCAagaaattttgtcaaaaaaggaaaaatgggaGAAATGACTTACCCTCCGTTCAGTGGCAGATGCAGGGTGAGGAgtagttttccttttgctgCCACGAGTCCTGCTAGCCAACGAAGCACCTGCAGGAGGTAGTGGTGTGGCAGGCTTGGTTTTGCTAGCAGACTTGGGTTTGGCAGGCGCTTTCTTGCTTGGTACAGAGAGATTGATTACCTTAACTTTTTTCTCCCAACCAGGGGGATAGTTGCCAGCGTGCCAAAACCATCCTTGCTTTTCTGCGTCCCATTCAAAAATGGCTGACCGACTCTGTTTTCTAGCATATGCCAAAACAGATTTAGAGGGAAGCAGCAGGCAAGGATTGACCGAGACAACCATGCTTAACCCTTCAGGAGGAATAAGGGAGAAGCCACGACTCCCCGCTAACTCAGCCACAAATGAATCCATCACTGCATGCAAGTAGCCGTGCATGGGAAAAGTGTAGACACCCTCCCTTAGCGAACCAGGGACTGTAACTGCGTTGAAACGCTTCTTCCAAAAGTCAAAGGCAGTCTGCCACAGGAAAGGACGGACTGAAGTAGGAGCTCCCATAAGGGAAGAAATTTCTTCAGGGATGTCTTGATCCAGTCCAAACTGCCTCCTCACCCGGTTGGCAGGATAGTGAACAAATATAATGCCTTCATCGGCTAGATAGGGCAGCCATCCGGCATTGGTAGCGGCAAGATAGGTAATCCCAGTTTCATCAAAGCTGACCAATGGGGTCGTAGTCCCAATGGTGTCAACAAACAAACCCATGACAGAGTCCGCACAAGTATAATCAGCACTCAAATTTCTATAGGCTCTCCAAGAGAAACCCACACCTTCATCAAAGGATTCAACCACAGAAAAGCCAATCGGCTTCAAACCAGACCAACGAAAAGCAATCGGGAAATCAGATTCAAACCTGCCACAAAAATCGGTGATCACTTTCGGATAACTCTGGTACTTCTCTCTGGCGAACCGAGCAGGTCTACATTTCGTCAAGTATTGAGCACAACGCTCAAACAACCACTACTGGAGTATAGTGCAATGAACGGAAGAAGTGACAATGTGGCAGGACCCGGCCTGATTCTCATCATTACGGAGGATATCTCACTGAACATACAAGTGCCCCAAGAACATAGGAGCTAGCGGCAGGCTCACCCCCGCAGATATTTTGATAGCCAAACGAAAATACAAAGGTTTTATGACATAGTGGGGGTGGGACCCAAAAACAAACTTGCAAAGCCAAAACGCAATAAAAGCTGCACGGCGGGCAGCAGCAAAAAACTTAGAGGAAGAACTCACCCAGTAGGACAACTTGGCGTTTCCGGTCATCCTTTTCCTCAGTTCAACCTCAATGGCCTCTTCCTCAGGAGAAAACACTAAGGCGGCAGGATCGGTATCGCCAAGAATGGGCAAAAGCAACTAGTTGGCCATATCTTCGAGAGTCACGGTGAGTTCGCCGCATGAGAAAAAGaaggtgtgggtggtggtgcacCATCACCGGACCAAATAACAGAGGTTATAGAGGTCCCGGAAGTTCGACAAGCAACGGGACAAGACTACGGCCTTCAAAACGCCGGCTCGCTGTAACAAACCCATGAAAGTCGTGTTGGAAAGCTCTCTGTCAACCCATTCCTTCCAACCCGAGGATGTGCCGGACCCAAACTCAAAATGAAGGGGTACAGGAAGCGAAACCCCTTGGCGAATGGACAGATCGGGAATTGAAGATGCCAAAGGAGCCCAAGAAACGTCGGGGTCTCGCCGGACAAGAGTAATCAATACACGACCTGGCGGCGACGGTACATAGTCACCAGGAATTTTTGGGAAGTGAGGGTTAACTTCATACCAAGGGTCGAGTAAAGGAGCGCATTCGCTGTTGGGGTCGCGCTCCGTTTCCTCCTCAGCGGACCACTCCGAATCGGAACGTTCCACCTCCTCGGGAATGGTAGGAGAATCGGAAGCAACCGTCTTTCCTTTGCGGCGGGAAGAGCTTTGACTTTTCACCGGCGACATGGTGAGAAGGCTTAGTCGGAGAAGAGGGGTATGGGTGTTTGAGAGGAAGAAGGAGAGTAAGAGACGGAGAGTGTGTGTTTTGGGAAAGGGAAGAGTTTGTGATTAAAGTGCAGAAGGATTCCTCCTTAAATACCCAGGTCATTAATATCAGCACGAAAGGAGGTGACGAGTCAGCCATCAGAAGGGAATGGAATTAATGAAGCGATGgctctgttttgaaaataacTGCCAAACTGGGAAATTCGAAGAGACAACCCTGTTCGCGGCAAGAAGGAGAATATATGTATGAATAAGAAGGGGTCCACAGCTTAAAAAAGACCCgcgaaaaaagagaagaagaagaaagatgagAGAAGGGCAGAAACGCCTTTTCATTCACATATGAATCGCAGGAACGTTTCATATGTTCAAGGGGCTAAATGTTGAAGGCCATTTGTGAAAGCCTAGtagacagaaaagcccaataataagggccacaaagaattgacaagataAATAGTAAAGAACCCATTAGgtccaagcggcaggaataatggatcacaggcccaacaaatgaataaatgggtcttgagaAGGCAAGCGGGCTTaaagaagccaggaaagaaagaagtagcATCCCATGGGTagagtatgaggtagaaaagtgagaaagggccgccgcaggcccaaggcaatTATAAACTAAAAGAGTAAGGAGTTTATGGTAGGCCCATGAACTCCAAAGATAaggataaggttattgggccggggaagtccaatgaagttagtaaaaagcccatgggagtgtggaattagcaaacgggccgaggaagcccaaggaaagcaatCGGACCACGGATGTCCAAAGGAAAAGCCCAAAGGGATATAGGAGCCCAtgaataaaagcaaaacagtgcccacaataggccactgagaaaagggataaacGGCTGGCTGGAGatccagcaggattaagttattacggcaggaataacagttcaACGTGGCGAAcagtaaagaaaatcaaaagtgggCCAAGGAAATGTGAAGCCCATTATCATACGAGGCCCAGCTCCTGAATGGAGCGAAAAACCAAAGGAAAGCCCACAAGAAAGGCCAGGTAAACACAGACGGAGAGTCTCCAGGTCACGGCAGatgcatgagcagcaggcagactcttggacaaatttgaaatggaagcacgcgcaaggcccaggcaccaccagcctgtacccagccaatataggatatggtggggccatgggtcagaggtaagaggtaaagggggtgtggtttggtggtggggagaggggaaaagatctatttacGACTCCTGCCCAAGCCTTTTTCGAgaggtacgtcctgctgggatgatagaccacccaaaagagacaagtttgagggggaaccATTGGTGCATGCTCTGAGAGTAGAGAGGGAAAGCATTTACACCGTGGCAGGAAAGAAGTGCTACGGCAGGGGGAGAACTGAAACCTGTCTCTGTCTGGCAAAGGTGAGTGGCACACACCtctggtggtcggcaagtacacccagaccagacagaggcggttaaggggcaaaacggtaaaaccatggtcacggcaggcactataaaaagacTCTTGTTGTGCCCTATAAAAGGGGATCGAAAACAGAGCATATTTTgaagagtaaaagaaaaaaaaaacagagcaagaagaaaagaaaaagataagaaagaaaacagaaaagaaaagaaaagaaaactaagaaaaacGAGAGTTGGTTCAATAGGGCATGCACCCATAGAtcgatttctctctctcccccttcaaatcttacATTTTTCTAAAATGCAAACAAGGATTCTTTCTTTTGGGCAACAACCATTTAGGGCCAACTCCCTTAAAGCCTTTAATCTCCACGGCAG
This DNA window, taken from Quercus robur chromosome 2, dhQueRobu3.1, whole genome shotgun sequence, encodes the following:
- the LOC126699371 gene encoding uncharacterized protein LOC126699371, giving the protein MQAPIHKKPLLLFLATNSYAIGALITQEDGGGTEQPIYYISRALKDAETRYLRAERACLAIVYASQRLRHYFLAYEVWLMTKSHAIKALLQQPILSGRISQWLLQLSQYDLRMGTPRAVKSQAIANLLAQFPREEEFPPDDKVSGEVAMAEEVREQWVMKFDGSSTTHSGGVGVVLYHEEDKGVALSFKLEFPCSNNTVEYEAYLTGLAIALEMGVKHLKVLGDSNLVICQANGSFSLKEPNLAPYRAMTQKMEEKFSTFEIEHAPRNENRFADALAALGSQIIFEGSSANIEVSKREESIIEVLKEKFREEQG